One genomic region from Elusimicrobium sp. encodes:
- a CDS encoding class I SAM-dependent methyltransferase, which produces MADIAFDAQKIAFAPISFQAALALRDLGILSLLNEKEADDKTISKKLKLSLYAVQTLLENGVALDLVSLKDGKYALTKTGWFLLCDPMTRANMDFVNDVCYLGMHSLQESLKKGKPTGLKVFGKWKTVYEGLSKLPAKNRKSWFAFDHFYSDIAFPEILPLVFELNPARVMDIGANTGKWAKKCLDYKKDTSVMLVDLPGQLNVAKKNLKKYGDRAQYHAANVLDAKTVLPKGADAVLMSQFLDCFSEAEIVSILKKVKASADKNTRIYILEPLWDRQEYAASTFCLNHTSLYFTNIANGNSKMYSYAQMENCVKKAGLKVEKVFDGVGRFAYTLIRCRK; this is translated from the coding sequence ATGGCGGATATTGCTTTTGACGCGCAAAAAATTGCCTTTGCGCCCATCAGTTTTCAAGCCGCACTGGCCTTGCGCGATCTGGGTATTTTATCGCTCTTAAACGAAAAAGAAGCGGACGATAAAACAATTTCCAAAAAATTAAAACTTTCGTTGTATGCGGTTCAAACTCTTTTGGAAAACGGAGTGGCACTTGATTTGGTATCGCTCAAAGACGGGAAATATGCGCTTACCAAAACGGGTTGGTTTTTACTGTGCGACCCCATGACCCGTGCCAATATGGATTTTGTAAATGATGTGTGTTATTTGGGTATGCACTCTTTGCAAGAATCGCTTAAAAAAGGCAAGCCCACGGGGCTTAAGGTGTTCGGCAAATGGAAAACCGTTTATGAAGGGCTTTCTAAGTTGCCTGCCAAAAACCGCAAAAGTTGGTTTGCCTTTGACCATTTCTATTCGGATATTGCCTTCCCCGAAATTTTACCGCTTGTGTTTGAACTAAACCCCGCCCGGGTAATGGATATCGGGGCCAACACCGGAAAATGGGCCAAAAAATGCCTGGACTATAAAAAAGATACCTCTGTGATGCTGGTTGACTTGCCCGGACAACTTAATGTTGCCAAGAAGAATTTGAAAAAATACGGAGACCGCGCCCAATATCACGCCGCCAATGTGTTAGATGCCAAAACGGTTCTTCCCAAAGGGGCCGACGCAGTTTTGATGAGCCAGTTTTTAGATTGTTTTTCGGAAGCGGAAATTGTATCTATTCTCAAAAAAGTAAAAGCGTCCGCCGATAAAAATACCCGTATTTATATATTGGAACCGTTGTGGGATCGCCAAGAATATGCCGCTTCCACCTTTTGCCTGAATCACACTTCGCTTTACTTTACCAACATTGCCAACGGAAACAGCAAAATGTATTCTTATGCTCAAATGGAAAATTGTGTAAAAAAAGCAGGCCTAAAGGTAGAAAAAGTGTTTGACGGCGTAGGCCGTTTTGCTTACACGCTTATACGCTGCCGCAAATAA
- a CDS encoding MFS transporter, translating into MTLIKAPRISKKWMIFSVTANGTFMSTLSAGIVNIALPTMSGEFGVSLESIQLVVSMYLLVLTCLLPVFGKLSDIYSRKWMYLSGFATFGVGALLGALSNSLGLMLLARAVQGIGSSAMMATSQALIAQVFHGASRGKAFGAIGAVVACGSLAGPAVGGALIQAWGWKSIFWLSIPIAVIGVWRGIYLIPRFKHPKCPPMDYFGAICYTLTSFLFLYALNTAADKGWTSPVILTSFVLSLAFFFLFMRRENHAKNPFIGLSIFQIPAISFGCLIAVLGFTSVFTNSVLLPFYLTDIMQMDPIKIGMLILPFPVTLAISSAVSGALCAKWPSKIIITAGFLFLLISYLMFACIGCHPSISYIILAQLVMGAGSGTFQVPNNNIVISAAPKGKLGVVASVNALARNVGMILGIALSVLVFTAVQNHALARDFSAQDAFIRGYACAMLLGALCAALGGVLSAVRK; encoded by the coding sequence ATGACCTTGATTAAAGCCCCGCGCATCAGTAAAAAGTGGATGATTTTTTCCGTTACCGCCAACGGTACTTTTATGTCCACGTTGTCGGCCGGAATTGTAAATATCGCTTTGCCCACCATGTCGGGCGAGTTCGGGGTTTCGTTGGAAAGTATCCAGTTGGTCGTCAGCATGTACCTGTTGGTACTAACCTGTTTACTCCCCGTATTCGGTAAACTAAGCGATATTTACAGCCGTAAGTGGATGTATTTAAGCGGCTTTGCTACCTTTGGGGTAGGGGCTCTTTTGGGGGCTCTTTCCAACTCGCTGGGTCTAATGTTGCTGGCCCGTGCCGTACAAGGGATAGGCTCTTCTGCCATGATGGCTACTTCCCAAGCCTTGATTGCCCAAGTCTTTCACGGAGCATCTCGCGGAAAAGCCTTCGGGGCTATCGGTGCGGTAGTAGCGTGTGGTTCGTTGGCGGGGCCCGCCGTGGGCGGAGCCTTGATTCAAGCCTGGGGGTGGAAATCTATTTTTTGGTTATCTATCCCGATTGCCGTTATCGGTGTTTGGCGCGGCATTTACCTGATTCCGCGCTTTAAGCACCCCAAATGTCCGCCGATGGATTATTTCGGTGCAATCTGCTACACCTTAACCAGTTTCCTCTTTTTATATGCGCTTAACACCGCCGCCGATAAAGGTTGGACTTCGCCCGTCATTTTAACTTCCTTTGTTTTATCCCTGGCCTTTTTCTTCTTATTTATGAGAAGAGAAAATCACGCAAAAAACCCGTTTATCGGCCTGAGCATCTTTCAAATTCCTGCCATTTCATTTGGTTGTTTGATAGCGGTACTGGGGTTTACATCCGTATTTACGAACTCGGTTCTTCTGCCTTTTTATTTAACGGACATCATGCAAATGGATCCCATTAAAATCGGTATGCTGATTTTACCCTTTCCCGTAACTTTGGCTATTTCTTCGGCGGTATCGGGGGCGCTCTGTGCCAAATGGCCTTCCAAAATCATCATCACGGCCGGCTTTTTGTTTCTGTTGATTTCTTACCTGATGTTTGCATGCATCGGGTGCCACCCCAGCATTTCCTATATCATTTTGGCACAACTGGTCATGGGGGCAGGGAGCGGTACATTTCAGGTACCCAATAATAACATAGTCATCAGCGCGGCCCCTAAAGGAAAACTCGGTGTGGTGGCAAGCGTAAATGCACTGGCACGCAATGTGGGTATGATTTTGGGAATTGCCCTTTCCGTACTGGTATTTACCGCCGTTCAAAACCATGCACTCGCCCGGGATTTTTCCGCGCAAGACGCCTTTATCAGGGGATATGCTTGCGCCATGTTATTGGGTGCTTTGTGCGCGGCCTTGGGGGGAGTGCTATCAGCCGTGCGAAAATAA
- a CDS encoding rubrerythrin family protein encodes MELKGSKTEKNLMAAFAGESQARNKYTYYASKAKKEGYVQIAKIFEETANNEKEHAKLWFKALHDGQIADTATNLLDAAQGENYEWTDMYAQFEKEAKEEGFDKLAYLFGAVAKIEKMHEERYRKLLHNVEAKEVFAKAGVVVWECANCGHVHVGEKAPEVCPVCAHPQAYFMIHPENF; translated from the coding sequence ATGGAATTAAAAGGATCTAAAACCGAAAAAAACTTGATGGCCGCTTTTGCCGGAGAATCTCAAGCCCGCAATAAATATACCTACTACGCTTCTAAAGCCAAAAAAGAAGGGTATGTGCAAATTGCCAAAATTTTTGAAGAAACCGCTAACAACGAAAAAGAACACGCCAAATTGTGGTTCAAAGCGTTGCACGACGGACAAATTGCCGACACCGCTACCAACTTGTTAGATGCCGCCCAAGGCGAAAACTATGAATGGACTGATATGTACGCCCAATTCGAAAAAGAAGCCAAAGAAGAAGGCTTTGATAAATTGGCCTACTTGTTCGGGGCTGTAGCCAAAATCGAAAAAATGCACGAAGAACGCTATCGCAAACTTTTACACAATGTAGAAGCCAAAGAAGTGTTCGCCAAAGCCGGTGTAGTGGTGTGGGAATGCGCCAACTGCGGTCATGTACACGTGGGCGAAAAAGCCCCCGAAGTATGCCCTGTCTGCGCTCACCCGCAAGCCTACTTCATGATTCACCCCGAAAACTTCTAG
- a CDS encoding transcriptional repressor — protein MMIMNTQMLPNEKEVEKRLEAFETVCRKKGLRVTEQRREIFRTVASSREHPCAEKVCDLVRKKIPHVSLDTVYRTLSSLEAMELLVRVGTPAKERFDGDLRPHAHFVCTRCGEVYDIFSEEKDAFSPVCEWGEIKQVNVQFRGICNRCQKKIS, from the coding sequence ATGATGATTATGAACACACAAATGCTACCAAATGAAAAGGAAGTGGAAAAACGATTAGAGGCTTTTGAAACCGTTTGCCGCAAAAAAGGATTGCGTGTAACGGAACAACGCCGGGAAATTTTCCGTACGGTGGCTTCTTCCCGCGAACACCCTTGTGCGGAAAAAGTCTGCGATTTGGTTCGCAAAAAAATCCCTCATGTATCCTTGGATACGGTGTACCGCACCCTTTCTTCCCTGGAAGCCATGGAACTTTTGGTGCGGGTGGGTACTCCGGCCAAAGAGCGCTTTGACGGAGACTTGCGCCCTCACGCCCATTTTGTGTGTACCCGATGCGGAGAAGTGTACGATATTTTCTCCGAAGAAAAAGATGCTTTTTCCCCCGTTTGCGAGTGGGGCGAAATCAAGCAAGTAAATGTGCAGTTTAGAGGAATTTGCAATCGGTGTCAAAAAAAGATATCGTAA
- a CDS encoding aminoacetone oxidase family FAD-binding enzyme — protein MGIYANSKNTVFHTAIVGAGAGGLFCAGSFNHHKIVLEANTKPALKVGVSGGGKCNFSNRFVTAADYLSRNKHFCKSALAAFKPQDFIRLLDESHIPWEERQNGQLFAFDAQEIVRLLVKRAQAANTQILYNTRVLDIRKEKNLFILDTSAGPIQAQRVVLATGGLSFPALGANGFGIKMAHKFGWEVTEPRPALCGLSFPKEYRENFSALAGNSLTAKLTYEKKSFPGQLLFTHDGISGPAVLQTSLFWEPGNSIEIDFLPGKNVLEFLVSCKNSNQTVSSALVQAGLAKKIAKSILHGIDCDLPNATRAQLAETARLINHFTVTPSGTSGYTKAEVTAGGISARAFNASTFESRSVPGLYAVGEVLDVTGRLGGFNLHWAWSSGFSAAKALEKLF, from the coding sequence ATGGGTATATATGCAAACTCAAAGAATACTGTTTTTCATACGGCTATTGTCGGTGCGGGAGCCGGAGGACTTTTTTGCGCAGGAAGTTTTAACCACCATAAAATTGTGCTGGAAGCCAACACCAAACCTGCTCTTAAAGTAGGAGTATCGGGTGGGGGAAAATGTAATTTTTCCAACCGCTTTGTTACCGCTGCCGACTATTTAAGCCGAAATAAACATTTTTGCAAAAGTGCTTTAGCCGCTTTTAAGCCGCAAGATTTTATCCGTTTGCTCGATGAATCTCATATCCCTTGGGAAGAACGACAAAACGGTCAGCTCTTTGCGTTTGACGCGCAGGAAATCGTAAGACTTCTTGTAAAAAGGGCTCAAGCGGCCAATACCCAAATTCTTTATAATACGCGCGTGTTGGATATCCGCAAAGAAAAAAATCTTTTTATACTGGATACTTCCGCCGGCCCTATACAAGCCCAACGAGTAGTCCTTGCTACGGGGGGGCTTTCCTTCCCGGCACTCGGGGCTAACGGGTTTGGAATTAAAATGGCTCATAAATTCGGGTGGGAGGTAACGGAACCGCGCCCGGCTTTGTGCGGCCTTTCTTTTCCTAAAGAATACAGAGAAAATTTTTCTGCTTTAGCCGGGAACAGTTTAACGGCAAAACTGACTTACGAAAAGAAATCTTTTCCGGGGCAGTTGCTTTTCACGCACGACGGAATCAGCGGCCCGGCGGTACTGCAGACTTCTTTATTTTGGGAACCGGGCAACTCCATTGAAATCGATTTCTTGCCGGGGAAAAATGTGTTGGAATTTTTAGTTTCTTGCAAAAACTCCAACCAAACCGTTTCTTCTGCGCTCGTGCAAGCGGGACTGGCTAAAAAAATAGCAAAGTCCATTTTACACGGAATCGATTGCGATTTGCCCAACGCTACACGCGCCCAACTGGCAGAAACAGCCCGCTTAATCAATCATTTTACGGTTACGCCGAGCGGCACCTCCGGCTACACCAAGGCGGAAGTAACAGCGGGGGGAATTTCCGCAAGAGCCTTTAATGCTTCCACCTTTGAGTCCCGTTCCGTACCGGGCCTGTATGCCGTAGGGGAAGTGTTAGATGTTACGGGCCGCCTGGGCGGGTTTAACTTGCATTGGGCGTGGAGTAGCGGTTTTTCCGCCGCCAAAGCATTAGAAAAATTATTCTAA